The following coding sequences lie in one Arabidopsis thaliana chromosome 3, partial sequence genomic window:
- the CYCP1;1 gene encoding cyclin p1;1 (cyclin p1;1 (CYCP1;1); CONTAINS InterPro DOMAIN/s: Negative regulatory factor PREG (InterPro:IPR012389), Cyclin-like (InterPro:IPR011028), Cyclin-related (InterPro:IPR013763), Cyclin-related 2 (InterPro:IPR013922), Cyclin (InterPro:IPR006670); BEST Arabidopsis thaliana protein match is: cyclin p4;1 (TAIR:AT2G44740.1); Has 1179 Blast hits to 1177 proteins in 221 species: Archae - 0; Bacteria - 18; Metazoa - 258; Fungi - 438; Plants - 231; Viruses - 0; Other Eukaryotes - 234 (source: NCBI BLink).), translating to MDSLATDPAFIDSDVYLRLGLIIEGKRLKKPPTVLSRLSSSLERSLLLNHDDKILLGSPDSVTVFDGRSPPEISIAHYLDRIFKYSCCSPSCFVIAHIYIDHFLHKTRALLKPLNVHRLIITTVMLAAKVFDDRYFNNAYYARVGGVTTRELNRLEMELLFTLDFKLQVDPQTFHTHCCQLEKQNRDGFQIEWPIKEACRANKETWQKRTPDSLCSQTTAR from the exons ATGGACTCTCTCGCAACCGATCCAGCTTTCATTGATTCGGATGTATACCTCAGGTTAGGACTTATTATTGAGGGCAAACGATTGAAAAAGCCACCGACTGTTCTCTCacgcctctcttcttctctggagAGATCTCTGTTACTCAATCATGATGACAAGATTCTGCTTGGATCGCCAGACTCTGTTACCGTGTTTGACGGGAGATCTCCCCCTGAGATCAGTATTGCACACTACTTGGATCGCATTTTCAAGTACTCTTGCTGCAGTCCCTCCTGCTTCGTCATTGCGCATATCTACATTGATCACTTTCTCCATAAGACCCGAGCCCTTCTCAAACCCCTTAATGTCCACCGCCTTATCATTACAACTGTCATGTTAGCTGCTAAAGTCTTCGATGATAG GTATTTCAACAATGCATACTACGCAAGAGTGGGAGGTGTGACTACGAGAGAGTTAAACAGATTGGAGATGGAGTTGTTGTTTACCCTTGACTTCAAGCTTCAGGTAGATCCTCAGACGTTTCACACACACTGTTGTCAGTTAGAAAAGCAGAACAGAGACGGCTTCCAGATCGAGTGGCCCATAAAAGAAGCATGCCGAGCCAACAAAGAGACTTGGCAGAAGAGGACACCCGACTCACTCTGCTCTCAAACCACAGCACGCTGA
- the RANGAP1 gene encoding RAN GTPase activating protein 1 (RAN GTPase activating protein 1 (RANGAP1); FUNCTIONS IN: RAN GTPase activator activity; INVOLVED IN: M phase specific microtubule process, protein import into nucleus; LOCATED IN: nuclear envelope, cell plate; EXPRESSED IN: 23 plant structures; EXPRESSED DURING: 14 growth stages; BEST Arabidopsis thaliana protein match is: RAN GTPase activating protein 2 (TAIR:AT5G19320.1).), with product MDHSAKTTQNRVLSVKMWPPSKSTRLMLVERMTKNITTPSIFSRKYGLLSVEEAEQDAKRIEDLAFATANKHFQNEPDGDGTSAVHVYAKESSKLMLDVIKRGPQEESEVEVSKDGDVFFDISGGSRAFIEEEEARDLLRPLADPRNSYTKIRFSNRSFGSEAAKFAASVLSSIKDQLTEVDLSDFVAGRPEAEALEVMNMFSSALEGSKLRYLNLSDNALGEKGIRAFASLINSQHDLEELYLMNDGISEDAARAVRELLPSTDKIRVLQFHNNMTGDEGATAIAEIVRECPSLEDFRCSSTRIGSEGGVALAEALEHCSHLKKLDLRDNMFGVEGGIALAKTLSVLTHLTEIYMSYLNLEDEGTEALSEALLKSAPSLEVLELAGNDITVKSTGNLAACIASKQSLAKLNLSENELKDEGTILIAKAVEGHDQLVEVDLSTNMIRRAGARALAQTVVKKNTFKLLNINGNFISEEGIDEVNDMFKDCLDKLVPLDDNDPEGEDFEDEDEEEEGEDGNELESKLGSLKIKQGEE from the coding sequence ATGGATCATTCAGCGAAAACCACACAGAACCGTGTTTTGTCAGTGAAGATGTGGCCACCGAGTAAGAGTACCCGTCTCATGCTTGTTGAGCGGATGACCAAGAACATTACCACCCCTTCCATCTTCTCCAGGAAGTACGGTCTTTTGTCTGTTGAAGAGGCTGAGCAAGACGCCAAGCGCATTGAAGATTTGGCCTTTGCTACTGCCAACAAACACTTCCAGAACGAGCCTGATGGTGATGGCACTTCTGCTGTTCACGTCTATGCTAAAGAATCCAGCAAGCTCATGCTTGATGTCATCAAACGTGGTCCACAGGAAGAATCCGAGGTTGAGGTGAGCAAGGATGGTGATGTCTTTTTTGATATATCTGGTGGGAGCAGAGCTTTtattgaagaagaggaggCACGCGACCTTTTGAGGCCTCTGGCTGACCCGCGTAACTCCTATACCAAAATCCGTTTTAGCAACAGGAGTTTTGGGTCTGAAGCAGCCAAATTTGCTGCGAGCGTTTTGTCTTCCATCAAGGATCAGCTGACGGAAGTGGATCTCTCGGATTTTGTTGCAGGAAGACCAGAGGCTGAAGCGCTTGAAGTCATGAATATGTTTTCATCTGCTTTAGAGGGTTCTAAGCTTAGGTATCTGAATCTCTCGGACAATGCTTTGGGAGAAAAGGGAATTAGGGCATTTGCTTCTCTCATCAATTCTCAGCATGACTTGGAGGAGCTCTATCTGATGAATGATGGCATTTCCGAGGATGCTGCACGTGCAGTTCGTGAGCTTCTCCCTTCTACTGACAAAATCAGGGTTCTTCAGTTTCATAACAACATGACAGGAGATGAAGGAGCAACTGCCATTGCAGAGATTGTCAGGGAGTGTCCATCTTTGGAAGATTTCCGGTGTTCATCTACAAGGATTGGTTCAGAAGGTGGTGTTGCACTAGCTGAAGCACTTGAACACTGTAGCCACTTGAAGAAACTTGATCTTCGTGACAACATGTTTGGAGTCGAAGGTGGAATTGCCCTGGCCAAGACTTTATCAGTCTTGACTCATTTAACCGAGATCTATATGAGTTACCTGAACTTGGAGGATGAGGGAACAGAGGCACTTTCTGAAGCTCTACTTAAGTCCGCCCCTTCTCTTGAAGTTCTAGAATTGGCTGGTAACGACATTACTGTAAAATCCACTGGAAATTTGGCAGCTTGCATCGCCTCCAAACAGTCTCTTGCAAAGCTGAATTTATCTGAGAATGAACTCAAAGACGAAGGGACTATCTTAATTGCAAAGGCAGTTGAAGGTCATGATCAGTTAGTTGAAGTTGACCTGAGCACCAACATGATCAGAAGAGCTGGGGCAAGGGCCTTGGCACAAACtgttgtgaagaaaaatacTTTCAAGCTTCTGAACATCAATGGAAACTTCATATCTGAGGAAGGTATTGACGAGGTAAATGACATGTTTAAGGACTGTCTGGACAAGCTTGTTCCTTTGGACGACAATGACCCTGAAGgagaagattttgaagatgaagacgaagaggaGGAAGGCGAAGATGGCAATGAATTGGAATCAAAGCTTGGAAGTCTGAAAATCAAGCAAGGGGAGGAATGA
- the CSP41A gene encoding chloroplast stem-loop binding protein of 41 kDa (chloroplast stem-loop binding protein of 41 kDa (CSP41A); FUNCTIONS IN: mRNA binding, poly(U) RNA binding; INVOLVED IN: rRNA processing; LOCATED IN: in 6 components; EXPRESSED IN: 25 plant structures; EXPRESSED DURING: 15 growth stages; CONTAINS InterPro DOMAIN/s: NAD-dependent epimerase/dehydratase (InterPro:IPR001509), NAD(P)-binding domain (InterPro:IPR016040); BEST Arabidopsis thaliana protein match is: chloroplast RNA binding (TAIR:AT1G09340.1); Has 1047 Blast hits to 1047 proteins in 372 species: Archae - 70; Bacteria - 649; Metazoa - 6; Fungi - 5; Plants - 106; Viruses - 0; Other Eukaryotes - 211 (source: NCBI BLink).), producing the protein MAALSSSSLFFSSKTTSPISNLLIPPSLHRFSLPSSSSSFSSLSSSSSSSSSLLTFSLRTSRRLSPQKFTVKASSVGEKKNVLIVNTNSGGHAVIGFYFAKELLSAGHAVTILTVGDESSEKMKKPPFNRFSEIVSGGGKTVWGNPANVANVVGGETFDVVLDNNGKDLDTVRPVVDWAKSSGVKQFLFISSAGIYKSTEQPPHVEGDAVKADAGHVVVEKYLAETFGNWASFRPQYMIGSGNNKDCEEWFFDRIVRDRAVPIPGSGLQLTNISHVRDLSSMLTSAVANPEAASGNIFNCVSDRAVTLDGMAKLCAAAAGKTVEIVHYDPKAIGVDAKKAFLFRNMHFYAEPRAAKDLLGWESKTNLPEDLKERFEEYVKIGRDKKEIKFELDDKILEALKTPVAA; encoded by the exons atggcGGCTTTATCATCctcctctctgtttttctcttccaaGACAACTTCTCCGATCAGCAATCTCCTGATCCCGCCATCTCTCCACCGCTTCTCTCTAccctcttcatcttcctccttttcctctctctcttcttcttcttcttcttcttcttctctcttgacATTCTCTCTGAGGACTTCTCGAAGGTTATCTCCTCAAAAATTTACCGTTAAGGCCAGCTCCGTcggtgagaagaagaatgtacTTATAGTCAACACCAACAGTGGCGGTCACGCCGTGATCGGGTTTTACTTCGCCAAAGAGCTTCTCTCCGCCGGCCACGCCGTCACCATCTTGACCGTCGGCGATGAATCTTCcgaaaagatgaagaaacctCCTTTCAACCGATTCTCC GAAATTGTTAGCGGCGGAGGAAAGACGGTGTGGGGGAACCCGGCCAATGTTGCCAATGTGGTCGGAGGTGAAACATTTGACGTTGTCCTTGACAACAATGGCAAGGATTTGGATACTGTTAG GCCAGTGGTGGATTGGGCTAAAAGCTCCGGCGTCAAGCAATTCTTGTTCATAAGTAGCGCCGGGATCTACAAGTCCACCGAACAACCTCCTCACGTTGAAGGG GACGCAGTTAAAGCCGACGCTGGTCACGTGGTGGTGGAGAAGTACTTAGCCGAAACATTCGGGAACTGGGCCTCCTTTCGACCGCAGTACATGATCGGCTCTGGCAACAACAAAGACTGCGAAGAATGGTTCTTCGACC GGATTGTGAGGGACAGAGCAGTGCCAATCCCAGGATCAGGATTGCAGCTAACCAACATATCCCACGTGAGGGACTTGTCTTCCATGCTTACTTCTGCCGTTGCCAACCCAGAGGCTGCTTCCGGCAACATCTTCAACTGCGTTAGCGACAGAGCCGTTACTCTTGACGGTATGGCCAAGCTCTGTGCTGCCGCTGCTGGCAAAACTGTTGAGATCGTTCATTATGACCCTAAAGCCATTGGGGTTGACgccaagaaggcttttctatTCAGAAACATG CATTTCTACGCAGAGCCAAGAGCCGCTAAGGACTTATTAGGGTGGGAGAGTAAAACGAATCTGCCTGAAGATCTCAAGGAGAGATTCGAAGAGTATGTGAAGATTGGCAGAGACAAGAAAGAGATTAAGTTTGAGTTAGACGATAAGATACTCGAAGCCCTCAAAACTCCAGTGGCCGCTTGA
- the MIRO2 gene encoding MIRO-related GTP-ase 2 (MIRO-related GTP-ase 2 (MIRO2); CONTAINS InterPro DOMAIN/s: EF-Hand 1, calcium-binding site (InterPro:IPR018247), EF hand associated, type-1 (InterPro:IPR013566), EF hand associated, type-2 (InterPro:IPR013567), Mitochondrial Rho-like (InterPro:IPR013684), Small GTPase, Rho type (InterPro:IPR003578), Ras GTPase (InterPro:IPR001806), Ras small GTPase, Rab type (InterPro:IPR003579), Mitochondrial Rho GTPase (InterPro:IPR021181), EF-HAND 2 (InterPro:IPR018249), MIRO (InterPro:IPR020860); BEST Arabidopsis thaliana protein match is: MIRO-related GTP-ase 1 (TAIR:AT5G27540.2); Has 30201 Blast hits to 17322 proteins in 780 species: Archae - 12; Bacteria - 1396; Metazoa - 17338; Fungi - 3422; Plants - 5037; Viruses - 0; Other Eukaryotes - 2996 (source: NCBI BLink).): MMLGGKSSAGGRTSLRVAVAGDKGTGKSSLISAVASETFPDNVPRVLPPITLPADAFPDYIPITIVDTPSSIDNRIKLIEEFRKADVVLLTYACDQPSTLDRLSSYWLPELRRLEIKAPVIVVGCKLDLRDERSPARLEDIMSPIMKEYREIETCIECSALTLIQVPDVFYFASKAVLHPTFPLFDQEKQCLKPRLRRAVQRIFNLCDHDLDGALNDAELNDFQVNCFGAPLDPVELMGVKKVVQERQPDGVTDLGLTLPGFLFLFSLFIERGRPETAWAILRKCGYNDSLELHAELLPVPAKQSPDQSIELTNEAMDFLSGIFQLYDLDNDGALQPAELDDLFQTAPDSPWLEDPYKEAAEKTPGGSLTINGFLSEWALMTLLDPRKSLANLTYIGYGHDPASTFSVTRKRSVDRKKQRTERNVFQCFVFGPKKSGKSALLDSFLGRKFSNSYKATMGERYAANVIDQPGGSKKTLILREIPEDRVKKFLTNKESLAACDVAVVVYDSSDVYSWRKAREILMEVARRGEERGYGTPCLLVAAKDDLDPYPMSVQESDRVCMELGIDIPVSLSMKLGEPNSLFSRIVSTAENPHMSIPETESGRRSRNIRQLVNSSLLFVSVGTAVGFAGLAAYRAYSARKNA; this comes from the exons ATGATGCTCGGTGGAAAGTCCTCCGCCGGAGGCCGTACAAGCCTTAGAGTCGCCGTCGCTGGCGACAAAGGAACCGGTAAATCCAGCCTGATCTCTGCCGTCGCCTCCGAGACTTTCCCGGATAATGTCCCTCGCGTCCTTCCTCCGATTACTCTCCCTGCCGACGCTTTCCCTGACTATATACCTATCACCATCGTCGATACTCCCTCAAg TATTGACAATCGGATTAAGCTCATTGAAGAATTCAGGAAGGCTGATGTGGTCCTTCTCACTTATGCTTGTGATCAGCCTTCAACTCTTGATCGCTTGAGTTCTTATTGGCTCCCTGAGCTCCGGCGTTTAGAg ATCAAAGCACCTGTGATTGTGGTGGGCTGCAAGCTTGATTTACGTGATGAACGATCTCCCGCCAGACTAGAGGATATTATGTCACCAATCATGAAGGAGTACCGAGAGATAGAAACCTGCATTGAGTGTTCTGCATTGACCCTTATACAG gTCCCTGatgttttctattttgcaTCAAAAGCGGTCCTTCATCCAACATTTCCCTTGTttgatcaagaaaaacaatgtTTGAAACCCCGCCTCCGCAGGGCAGTTCAAAGAATATTCAACCTTTGTGATCATGATTTGGATGGTGCCCTTAATGACGCAGAGTTGAATGATTTCCAG GTAAATTGTTTTGGTGCCCCACTTGACCCTGTTGAACTTATGGGAGTTAAGAAAGTGGTACAAGAAAGGCAACCAGATGGAGTAACTGACCTTGGTCTTACACTTCCgggtttcctttttcttttctctctattcATCGAGAGAGGTCGCCCTGAGACAGCATGGGCTATCCTACGGAAATGTGGTTACAATGATTCTTTAGAACTCCATGCTGAGTTACTACCCGTTCCAGCTAAGCAGTCTCCTGATCAG AGCATCGAGCTAACAAACGAAGCTATGGACTTTCTGAGTGGAATCTTCCAGTTATATGACCTTGATAAT GATGGAGCGTTACAGCCAGCTGAGCTAGATGATTTATTTCAAACAGCTCCAGATAG TCCTTGGCTTGAGGATCCTTATAAAGAAGCTGCAGAGAAAACGCCAGGCGGAAGTTTGACAATCAATGGGTTTCTGTCTGAG TGGGCTCTAATGACACTTCTAGATCCTCGAAAAAGTTTGGCAAACCTGACATATATCGGTTATGGTCACGACCCAGCTTCAACATTTTCTGTTACTAGGAAAAGATCAGTGGATCGTAAGAAACAGCGAACAGAAAGGAATGTGTTTCAGTGCTTTGTATTTGGCCCTAAAAAATCTGGAAAGTCTGCACTCCTCGATTCTTTCTTAGGAAG GAAATTTTCAAACAGCTATAAGGCAACAATGGGTGAACGATATGCAGCAAATGTCATTGATCAGCCTGGG GGTTCTAAGAAAACCCTCATATTGCGGGAAATACCAGAGGACAGAGTTAAAAAGTTTCTGACAAACAAGGAATCGTTGGCAGCATGTGATGTTGCTGTGGTTGTCTATGACAG TTCGGACGTATACTCATGGAGAAAGGCGAGGGAAATACTGATGGAGGTAGCAAGGAGGGGAGAAGAGAGAGGTTACGGGACCCCTTGTCTTCTGGTTGCGGCCAAAGATGATTTGGATCCATATCCAATGTCAGTGCAGGAGTCTGATAGG GTTTGCATGGAATTGGGGATAGACATCCCTGTGTCATTAAGCATGAAACTTGGGGAGCCAAATAGTCTCTTCTCAAGAATCGTGAGTACAGCAGAGAACCCTCACATGAGCATTCCAGAGACAGAgtcaggaagaagaagcaggaaTATCCGCCAACTCGTGAATAGCTCACTTCTATTTGTCTCag TGGGTACAGCTGTTGGGTTTGCCGGATTAGCAGCTTACCGTGCTTATTCCGCAAGGAAGAATGCTTGA
- the OEP6 gene encoding outer envelope membrane protein (FUNCTIONS IN: molecular_function unknown; INVOLVED IN: biological_process unknown; LOCATED IN: chloroplast outer membrane, thylakoid, chloroplast thylakoid membrane, chloroplast, chloroplast envelope; EXPRESSED IN: 21 plant structures; EXPRESSED DURING: 13 growth stages; BEST Arabidopsis thaliana protein match is: outer envelope membrane protein 7 (TAIR:AT3G52420.1); Has 26 Blast hits to 26 proteins in 8 species: Archae - 0; Bacteria - 0; Metazoa - 0; Fungi - 0; Plants - 26; Viruses - 0; Other Eukaryotes - 0 (source: NCBI BLink).), translated as MVEKSGGEVNFPKLEKPTGKKQTATVVVGVLAVGWLAIELVFKPLFKKLSSSKDKSDSDDATVPPPSGA; from the coding sequence aTGGTGGAGAAGTCAGGAGGAGAAGTCAATTTCCCAAAATTGGAGAAACCAACAGGCAAGAAACAGACAGCGACGGTTGTTGTGGGAGTGTTGGCGGTGGGATGGCTGGCGATAGAGCTCGTGTTTAAGCCATTGTTCAAGAAGCTGAGCTCCTCCAAGGACAAATCCGATTCCGACGATGCCACCGTCCCTCCCCCGTCGGGCGCCTGA
- the FAP1 gene encoding Chalcone-flavanone isomerase family protein (Chalcone-flavanone isomerase family protein; FUNCTIONS IN: intramolecular lyase activity; INVOLVED IN: cellular amino acid derivative biosynthetic process; LOCATED IN: mitochondrion, chloroplast, plastid, chloroplast envelope; EXPRESSED IN: 22 plant structures; EXPRESSED DURING: 13 growth stages; CONTAINS InterPro DOMAIN/s: Chalcone isomerase, subgroup (InterPro:IPR003466), Chalcone isomerase (InterPro:IPR016087); BEST Arabidopsis thaliana protein match is: Chalcone-flavanone isomerase family protein (TAIR:AT2G26310.1); Has 30201 Blast hits to 17322 proteins in 780 species: Archae - 12; Bacteria - 1396; Metazoa - 17338; Fungi - 3422; Plants - 5037; Viruses - 0; Other Eukaryotes - 2996 (source: NCBI BLink).) gives MVSFRFPFSFSQPPRATTSFSGFSISAVAVSVTVGAAAAGAAIAASRNPSHPILEWAFSSHRSSLSPWGSITLADESVVEPKTGFSFPASIGDSRRLLGVGLRKKSLLGLKNIDVYAFGVYADCDDVKKLVGDKYANLPASEIRGNKSFMDDLMEADIKMTIRLQIVYGKLNIRSVRNAFQESVGNRLKKFGGSDNDELLQSFTSLFKDEYKIPRNSTIDLTKDPGHVLSVAIEGNHVGSVKSHLLCRSILDLYIGEEPFDKNAREDFLDNAASLAFDN, from the exons ATGGTTTCGTTTCGCTTCCCTTTCTCGTTTTCTCAGCCCCCGCGTGCCACCACGTCATTCTCCGGATTCTCCATTTCCGCTGTCGCTGTCTCCGTCACCGTTGGCGCCGCAGCCGCCGGAGCTGCGATCGCGGCGTCCCGGAATCCCAGCCATCCGATTCTAGAGTGGGCCTTCTCCTCTCACCGTTCGTCTCTTTCACCATGGGGATCTATAACTCTAGCAGACGAATCCGTTGTCGAACCTAAGACCGGTTTCTCGTTTCCCGCTTCAATCGGAGATTCCCGGCGATTACTCGGCGTCGGCCTGAGGAAGAAGAGCTTACTGGGATTGAAGAACATCGATGTCTACGCCTTCG GCGTGTATGCTGATTGTGATGATGTGAAGAAACTTGTGGGAGACAAGTACGCAAATCTTCCAGCTTCAGAGATCAGGGGAAACAAGTCATTCATGGATGATCTCATGGAAGCCGATATTAAGATGACGATAAGGCTACAGATTGTCTACGGCAAACTCAACATCCGATCCGTGCGTAATGCTTTCCAAGAGTCTGTTGGAAACAGACTCAAGAAGTTCGGTGGCTCAGACAATGACGAGTTGCTTCAAAG CTTCACTAGCCTCTTCAAAGATGAGTATAAGATTCCAAGAAACTCCACCATTGATTTGACAAAAGATCCGGGCCATGTACTCAGCGTTGCAA TTGAGGGGAACCATGTCGGGAGTGTGAAGAGCCATCTCTTGTGTAGATCAATCTTAGACTTGTACATTGGTGAAGAACCGTTTGATAAGAATGCAAGAGAAGATTTTCTAGACAATGCAGCTTCTCTAGCCTTCGACAACTAG